The genomic segment CCAGACCGTGGCCGCCACCGGCCGCCTCTCCAGCAGCGAGCCGAACCTCCAGAACATCCCGGTCAAGGGCGAATGGGGTCCGCGGATCCGCCGCGCCTTTATCGCGGAAAAAGGATGCCGACTGCTTTCGGCCGATTACAACCAGGTCGAGCTCCGCATCCTGGCCCATCTTTCGGAGGACCCCAACCTCCTGTCGGCCTTTCAACGCGGGGAAGATATTCACACGACGACCGCGGTGCAGATCTTCGGATTGTCGCCGGACCAAATCACCCCCGAAATGCGGCGCACCGCCAAGACGGTGAATTTCGGGATCATCTACGGTATCAGCCCCTACGGCCTGTCCACAACGCTGGGCGTCTCCCAGTCGGAGGCCAAGCAATACATCGACCGGTATCTGGATCTCTACAGCGGGGTCCGCCGTTTCATCGAAAAGACGATCGGGGAGGCGAGGGAACGGGGCTACGTCACGACGATCTTCTCAAGACGCCGTCCGATTCCGGAGCTGGCCGGTGAAACGCCGGCCGTGCGGGGTCTGGGCGAGCGCACCGCGATCAACACGCCGATCCAAGGCAGCGCCGCCGATCTGATCAAGCTGGCGATGATTCGTATTGCTCATCGATTGAAAAAGGAAGGATATCGCGCCCGGATGCTGCTCCAGATCCATGATGAATTGATCTTCGAAGTTCCGGAAGGAGAAATCGAGCCGATCGAAGGGCTGGTGCGGGCCGAGATGGAGGGCGTGATGCCGCTGGCCGTGCCGCTCAAGGTCGACATCGGCGTCGGCGCCAACTGGGCCGAGGCGCATCCGTAGTTATCCAGCGAGCAAAGCGAGCGGGAGGGGGAGGCTCCGTTATCGGAGGGGGCGACGCGAGCCCCTATGATGTCACCGATTACTGAACCCTCAGCGTCGTCCAGGTCTGTCCGCCGTCGGTCGTTTTGATGAACTGTCGATTGAATAGCGCGGCGTAAAAGGTGGTATGGTCGATATCGGTCTTCATGTAATCCGCCACCGCGAAGGCCGTGAGGCCGGGTTGAAGGATTTCCAAAGGCGTCGAGCAGTCCAATAGGATACACCAAAAGCCCCCCCGATCCACGCTCCGAACGATCCCGTCGGAACCCGCGTAGAGGGTCAGGTCCGTCGTGTTGGGACCGATCAACGGCACCACAAAAAAGATCGTGAACTTGAATTTGGGATCGTAGGAAAGGTTAAAAGTGGTCCCCGAATCCGTGCTCTTGTAAATCCCGCTGCCGCCCGAACCAGCCTCCCCCCCGCTCGTCCCCACGTACAGCTCGGACTCCAGTTGCGGATTCACGGCCAGAGAGACAATTTCCTCCTGCGTCAGCGCCTTCAGGCCGGGGGTGGCCTCGTTCCATTGGGCCTCGGTGGTTCCGCGACGGAAAAATCCGCCTCCATCCGTTCCGATATACAGATGGCTGCCGGTCGTATCTTGGATAAGGTTGGGATAAATAGCGATCGCGGTGACGGCCGGGTTGGGTAGGCTTTGATTGATTTGGGTGTAGGTGGACCCCCCATCAATGCTCCCCCAGACCCCGCTCGTCTGGCTGGCCACATAAATTCCCCGGCAGGGGGGTGAGTTGGCCGGACAGGAGTTACGGTCGATGACGATCCCGCGTATGTCCGTGATCGGGGTTGCCCCGACCGGAGCCGACCAGGTCTCTCCGGAATCAAAGCTTGAAAAAATTCCCCCGTTTTCCGTGCCGGCATAGATACGGGACGGCGTGAACCAGTCGATCGCCAGGGAGGTGACCTTGAGGTCGATCAGCCCGTTGTTGATCGGCGCCCAGGTACTGCCCCCGTCGGTGCTCTTGACGACGCCGCCGCCGTCGGTAGCCACATAGAGCGTGGTCGGCGTGACGGGATCAACCGCGATCGCCTTGAGGTCGAAGGTGCTCGAAATTTCGTTGGAGGGGGAACCCCAGCAGCCGGACAGGAGCGGGACGAGGATTAAAATCCGGAGAAGTCGCCGGCATGGCGACACTTGTTCAGCACCGGCCCGAGCAGCGACCTCGGCTGAGGTTTGGGCACCCGGCTCGGCGAAGGACGCGGCCCGAAGGGTCAATTTTCCGCTAAGCCCCTTCGGAAAATTGAGCGGCCGAGCCTTAGCCGGGTCAAAACTCAGCCGCCGGAGCCGCGAAGGCCGCGCTGAACAATGTCGTCGATGTCCGATTCCGGAAGGGCTGAGAGAATCAATGGAGGCCATTACATCAAGGGGATTCGGTAATGCTGCACCACCCGTTGTCCCGCGGTATCGATCACCGAGAGATTCTCCTCGCCGTAATTCGTGAGGAAGACGTTCTTCCCGTCGGCCGAAAGGGCGATGGACCGCGGCGACGTACCCGCGTCCAGGGTCTTCCGGACCGTCCCGGTGGCCGTGTCGATCAGAGAAAGGGTGCTGGAGTGTTGGTTTAATACATAGGCGGTCTTCCCGTCCGGCGTGAGGGCGATTTCCATCGGCCCCTCTCCCACCGGGATGGACCGGGTGACCTCAAAGCTCGTCAGGTCCACGACCGCGACGCTGTTCGCCCCGTCGTTGGCGACGTAGGCCCGCCTTCCGTCCGGCGTCACGGCGACGGCCATGGGCGCCTGGCCGACCTCGACCCGCCGGAGGATTTTATCCGACACGGTATCGATCACGGCCATGTCGGTGAACCCGTGATCGACGACGTAGGCGAAGCGGCCGTCTGGCGAAAAGGCGATCCCGCAGGGGCGGCTGCCCACCGGGATGGTCCGGACGACCCGATTGGAGGCCGTATCGATGATGGAGAGATCATCCGATCCGTGGTTGCTGACGTAGAGAAATTTCCCGGAAGGGGTCAGGGCCGCACGCATCGGATTGCGCCCGACCGGGATCGTCGCCGTCACCCGTTGCGCGGCGAGGTCGACGACCGAGACCGAATCGGAAAGATGATTGGCCACGTAGCCCTCCTTCCCGTCGGCCGAGATCGCCATGAAGATCGGGGCGCTCCCCACGGCCACATGGCTCACCGCCTGCCGGGACCGACGGTCCACCTGCAAGAGCATCCCCTCGCCCGCCTTGGCCCGGAGGAGATAGAGCTGCTGGTCCGACGGACCCGCCACCACGCGAAGCGGCTCCTGACGGATCGCGCTCCACATCGCCTCATCCTTGTCGGCATCCGGGCCCTTCAGCATCCAGTTCTCGGACGCGTATGGCTTCTTCGCCGAATCGGAAGTCGTGCCGCAGCCGGCCAGCCCTCCAACCGCAACCGTCAGGATGACGAGACTTGAAAAGATCAATTCGCCCCTTTTCATTTTTCTTTCCCCCATCGATTACGCCTAAAGCGGAACCTTGTCGTATTGGCCGACCACGCTCTTCTTTTCGGTATCCATCAGGGTGACATCGCTCCGCCCCTCATGGGTGACATAGAGAAACCGGCCGTCGGCCGTCAGCGCCATCGAGCCCGGGAAATGACCCACCGGGAGCGTCGCGACCACCCGCCCTTCGTTCGTATCGATCACCGACAGGTCGTTGGACCGGGCATGGATGACATACGCGGCCTTCCCGTCCGGGCTGAAGCTCACCTCGACCGGACCTTCACCAACGGAAACGGTTTTCACGACTTCGAGCCGGGCCGTGTCCACGACCGAGATCGTATCGGAACCCTCGTTCGCCACGAGGATCGTCCGGCCGTCCGGGGTGATTCCCAACCCCATCGGCATCTTTCCGACCTTGATGCGCTTGACGATCAGGGAGGTGGCGGTCTCGATCACCGCCATCTCCTGCCCGCCGTGATGAACGACGTAGGCGTACTTCCCCTCTGGATCAAAGACGATCCCGCAGGGCCAATGTCCGACCGGGATTTCCCCGTCCACCAGATGGGTCGCCAGGTTCAGAATCGAGATGCTGTCCGACCCGTGATTCGTCACGTAGGCGTAGTCTCCCGACGGGGCGATCGCGATCCGGATCGGGCGATGGCCGACCGGAATCGTCTGGATGACCTTTTGTGTCGCTGTATCCACCACTGATACGGTGTCCGACAAATGGTTCGCGACATACAGTTCTTTACCGTCGGGGGTCAGGGCCAGCGCGATCGGCACTTTTCCGATCTCTACCCGGCCGGTGATCCCGTAATTCACCCGATCCAGAATCAGGAGCGTCCCGTTATCGTCCGCCTTCGCGGTCCGAAGGAGATAGAGCGTGCGGTCGTCGGGAGAAAGGGCGACCTTCAGGGGACTCTGCCGCATGACACGGTAGATCCAGACCGCGTCTTCCGAATTATAATCATAAATTTTCTCTGAAAGCGGATGGTTTATTTCCTGATCCTCACCTTTTTCCTGGAATTGAGTAGGGGAACCCTCCGGCGCCGACGCGGAAGTTTGATTCCGCGATAATCCTCCGCAACCCATAATCATGTATAGGACCATACCAAGGATGGGCAAGGCGACCGTCTTTTTAATCATGACGAATCCCACCATCATTTAAGGTCCCGTGGCGTAGAACACCCGGGTGGAATTGTCCAGGACGGACCACCCGAGGAAGAGCGACAAGGCATTTCCCGCCCCGCCTGTGCCGGGAAGACCGATGACAGGGTTGTAATAGGCACTTTCGCCCATCACGCCCCCATCCACATTTTCCGCCCCTTTCCAGCCGGTCGCGAGGGCCCCGCAAGTGTTCAGTACCACGATGTCGTTGGCATAGCAGTTGCTCTCGATCCGGAATTGGGTCCCGTCGTTCTGGGTCCAAACCGCCACACCGTTGCCCGCGTTGTCTACTGCGATCTGCGGCGCGTGCGCATCGCCACCTCCGGCGTCAATCTCCACGGGCCCAGACCAGGATGTACCGTCAAAACGATGCGCCTGGATGCCAAAGGTCGTTCCATCGTAAGTTTCGTAAACCGCGACGGCCGTCGCGCCCGCGCCCCCATCCGGCTCGATCGCAATCCGGGGATTGTTGAATTTGCAGTTGAGTATCACTCTCCCTGTCCCGGGGGTGCCGTCACCGTCGATCAAAATCCCGGAGGGACAGCCCCCGGCAAACGGCCCGATCCCGAAGGCCGTGGGGGTCGTTATGGAGGTTATATTATCCGGAGTTGTCACAACAGGATAAGTACCATAATTGGCCAGGCGGGCGAGAGACCAGCAGACTGGAACGTTGGCCTGGGTCCAGGATGGACAGGCACTTCCCAATGTGGCGATATCAAACTCCCGGCCCACGATCGCGGCACCCATATAGGCTTCAAATGCATTCTCATCAGGCAGACAAGCCGAACCCGTATCTAGGTTGTTACAAGTCCCATTATTTAGAGGTGTTACCCCAAAGTCCTCGCTCAATCCCCAGGATGTTTTAATCAAAACAAAGGCCTTGCCCGTATTGTCCATGGCAAGATCATATTCATTGACGTTTATGCAGGCATCGGTGCTGCTGACATCTCCTCGAGTAGCCGGTCCCCCCGTGCTGGACACGAAACAGATAAGTTGTTGTGGAAGGGCAACGCTCCCGGGGGTGCCGGGGGTGCTCCCGGTGCCGGCTAAATTGGTATCCGGATCAAGATCGATGGGACTCTGCCAGCTCGTCCCGTCGAAAAGGTTGGCATGGAGCTCGGAGTCCATGCAATTGATTGCAGGGAGGGTCAAATTATAGTTGACGGTAATGGGGTCAATGGTCGGTGTGGCAAAGCAGTCTGCCTGTTGAATCATTTGGATGAAGGTCGCGATCGCGCGCCCGGCGCTGTCCACCTT from the Nitrospiria bacterium genome contains:
- a CDS encoding YncE family protein codes for the protein MKRGELIFSSLVILTVAVGGLAGCGTTSDSAKKPYASENWMLKGPDADKDEAMWSAIRQEPLRVVAGPSDQQLYLLRAKAGEGMLLQVDRRSRQAVSHVAVGSAPIFMAISADGKEGYVANHLSDSVSVVDLAAQRVTATIPVGRNPMRAALTPSGKFLYVSNHGSDDLSIIDTASNRVVRTIPVGSRPCGIAFSPDGRFAYVVDHGFTDMAVIDTVSDKILRRVEVGQAPMAVAVTPDGRRAYVANDGANSVAVVDLTSFEVTRSIPVGEGPMEIALTPDGKTAYVLNQHSSTLSLIDTATGTVRKTLDAGTSPRSIALSADGKNVFLTNYGEENLSVIDTAGQRVVQHYRIPLM
- a CDS encoding YncE family protein, yielding MIKKTVALPILGMVLYMIMGCGGLSRNQTSASAPEGSPTQFQEKGEDQEINHPLSEKIYDYNSEDAVWIYRVMRQSPLKVALSPDDRTLYLLRTAKADDNGTLLILDRVNYGITGRVEIGKVPIALALTPDGKELYVANHLSDTVSVVDTATQKVIQTIPVGHRPIRIAIAPSGDYAYVTNHGSDSISILNLATHLVDGEIPVGHWPCGIVFDPEGKYAYVVHHGGQEMAVIETATSLIVKRIKVGKMPMGLGITPDGRTILVANEGSDTISVVDTARLEVVKTVSVGEGPVEVSFSPDGKAAYVIHARSNDLSVIDTNEGRVVATLPVGHFPGSMALTADGRFLYVTHEGRSDVTLMDTEKKSVVGQYDKVPL